A part of Pseudoliparis swirei isolate HS2019 ecotype Mariana Trench chromosome 8, NWPU_hadal_v1, whole genome shotgun sequence genomic DNA contains:
- the ltb4r2b gene encoding leukotriene B4 receptor 2b: protein MNNSSSSLLSFLNETHNHERDSVVSNDFSTILGAVILSLVFLLGVPGNLFIVWSILARTHHRSVTTLLILNLAFADGCLMALTIFFIIYLAKQTWVFGDAMCKGVFYLCNTNMYASIFLITLMSVHRLVAVVFHRKMSSLITTRIVRRVVVGLWVLVMVISIPSLVFRDVREDKDGMGTIRLVCAPNHTRPRHVRFQYALETVSGFILPYAVIITSYVLILWRLRQTKFRRTVRSENLILAIVVTFGIFWLPYHVINMMEVAAQWYNLESPTRETLINITKTSRAVTSAFAFISSCANPVLYTFAGKSYIKQNGFAFMARLFEGTSMDQTGTKKSNTVGNSTADSGTGTRSAMLQSNFRLIFLSFLETNNRMRIYQCVRFQYALETVSGFILPYAVIITSYVLILWRLRQTKFRRTVRSENLILAIVVTFGIFWLPYHVINMMEVAAQWYNLESPTRETLINITKTSRAVTSAFAFISSCANPVLYTFAGKSYIKQNGFAFMARLFEGTSMDQTGTKKSNTVGNSTADSGTGTRSAMLQSGT, encoded by the exons ATGAacaactccagctcctccttatTGTCCTTCCTCAATGAAACCCACAACCACGAACGCGACAGCGTCGTGAGCAACGACTTCTCCACGATCCTGGGCGCCGTCATCCTcagcctcgtcttcctcctgggCGTCCCCGGCAACCTCTTCATCGTCTGGAGCATCCTGGCTCGCACCCACCACCGCTCGGTCAccaccctcctcatcctcaaccTGGCGTTCGCCGACGGCTGCCTCATGGCGCTCaccatcttcttcatcatctaccTGGCCAAGCAGACGTGGGTGTTCGGCGACGCCATGTGCAAAGGCGTGTTCTACCTGTGCAACACCAACATGTACGCCTCCATCTTTCTGATCACGCTGATGAGCGTGCACAGGCTGGTGGCCGTGGTGTTCCACAGGAAGATGTCCTCCCTGATCACCACGAGGATTGtgaggagggtggtggtgggaTTGTGGGTGCTGGTGATGGTCATCTCCATCCCCTCGCTGGTGTTTCGGGACGTCAGAGAGGACAAAGACGGGATGGGCACAATAAGACTGGTGTGCGCGCCCAATCACACGCGGCCTCGACAT GTGAGGTTCCAGTACGCCCTGGAGACGGTCTCCGGCTTCATCCTCCCGTACGCCGTCATCATCACCAGCTACGTCCTCATCCTGTGGCGCCTGAGGCAGACCAAGTTCCGCCGGACCGTCCGCAGCGAGAACCTCATCCTGGCCATCGTGGTGACGTTTGGCATCTTCTGGCTGCCGTACCACGTCATCAACATGATGGAG GTGGCGGCTCAGTGGTACAATCTGGAATCCCCCACCAGAGAAAC ATTGATTAACATCACCAAGACCAGTCGGGCGGTGACGTCGGCGTTCGCCTTCATCAGCAGCTGCGCCAATCCCGTCCTCTACACGTTCGCTGGGAAATCCTACATCAAGCAGAACGGCTTCGCCTTCATGGCTCGGCTCTTTGAGGGCACGTCGATGGACCAGACGGGGACCAAAAAGAGCAACACTGTGGGGAACAGTACGGCCGACTCAGGGACAGGAACTAGAAGCGCCATGTTGCAGA GCAACTTCCGG ctgatttttctttctttccttgaaACCAACAACCGGATGCGCATCTATCAATGT GTGAGGTTCCAGTACGCCCTGGAGACGGTCTCCGGCTTCATCCTCCCGTACGCCGTCATCATCACCAGCTACGTCCTCATCCTGTGGCGCCTGAGGCAGACCAAGTTCCGCCGGACCGTCCGCAGCGAGAACCTCATCCTGGCCATCGTGGTGACGTTTGGCATCTTCTGGCTGCCGTACCACGTCATCAACATGATGGAG GTGGCGGCTCAGTGGTACAATCTGGAATCCCCCACCAGAGAAAC ATTGATTAACATCACCAAGACCAGTCGGGCGGTGACGTCGGCGTTCGCCTTCATCAGCAGCTGCGCCAATCCCGTCCTCTACACGTTCGCTGGGAAATCCTACATCAAGCAGAACGGCTTCGCCTTCATGGCTCGGCTCTTTGAGGGCACGTCGATGGACCAGACGGGGACCAAAAAGAGCAACACTGTGGGGAACAGTACGGCCGACTCAGGGACAGGAACTAGAAGCGCCATGTTGCAGAGTGGGACTTGA